A genomic region of Papaver somniferum cultivar HN1 chromosome 7, ASM357369v1, whole genome shotgun sequence contains the following coding sequences:
- the LOC113298246 gene encoding uncharacterized protein LOC113298246 isoform X1, producing MEELLPHQNPSTTMDSVVLDIESLIQSSDKNSGSPKMTRVLARKPSYRMERKCGAEEEEMDLPSKKLLIKVNSHLEPLITIKAAPSTSPTKLTEMSDGRTTKRFNRFINPRKILLMFATVSSMGTMILIYFTLAMNKSN from the exons ATGGAAGAACTTTTGCCCCACCag AATCCTTCGACAACTATGGATAGTGTGGTTTTGGATATTGAGAGCTTGATTCAGTCTTCAGATAAAAATTCTGGAAGCCCAAAAATGACA AGGGTGCTAGCTCGAAAACCCTCTTATAGGATGGAAAGAAAGTGTGGTgctgaggaagaagagatggacttGCCATCGAAGAAGCTCTTAATAAAAG TAAATTCGCATCTGGAACCATTAATCACAATTAAAGCTGCACCTTCAACTTCCCCAACCAAACTTACAGAAATGAGCGATGGAAGGACTACTAAGCGATTCAATCGTTTTATAAATCCAAGGAAGATTCTTCTCATGTTTGCAACTGT GTCTAGCATGGGCACAATGATACTCATATACTTCACACTTGCCATGAACAAAAGTAATTGA
- the LOC113298246 gene encoding uncharacterized protein LOC113298246 isoform X2 translates to MDSVVLDIESLIQSSDKNSGSPKMTRVLARKPSYRMERKCGAEEEEMDLPSKKLLIKVNSHLEPLITIKAAPSTSPTKLTEMSDGRTTKRFNRFINPRKILLMFATVSSMGTMILIYFTLAMNKSN, encoded by the exons ATGGATAGTGTGGTTTTGGATATTGAGAGCTTGATTCAGTCTTCAGATAAAAATTCTGGAAGCCCAAAAATGACA AGGGTGCTAGCTCGAAAACCCTCTTATAGGATGGAAAGAAAGTGTGGTgctgaggaagaagagatggacttGCCATCGAAGAAGCTCTTAATAAAAG TAAATTCGCATCTGGAACCATTAATCACAATTAAAGCTGCACCTTCAACTTCCCCAACCAAACTTACAGAAATGAGCGATGGAAGGACTACTAAGCGATTCAATCGTTTTATAAATCCAAGGAAGATTCTTCTCATGTTTGCAACTGT GTCTAGCATGGGCACAATGATACTCATATACTTCACACTTGCCATGAACAAAAGTAATTGA
- the LOC113298247 gene encoding nascent polypeptide-associated complex subunit beta-like isoform X2: MNIEKLQKMAGAVRTGGKGSVRRKKKAVHKTTTTDDKRLQSTLKRIGVNAIPAIEEVNIFKDDVVIQFQNPKVQASIAANTWVVSGSPQTKKLQDLLPGIINQLGPDNLDNLRKLAEQFQKQMPGGAGAIPGTIPEEDDDDVPELVAGETFEAAADEQKAAS; encoded by the exons ATGAATATAGAGAAGCTCCAGAAGATGGCTGGTGCCGTGCGCACTGGTGGAAAGGGAAGCGTTAGAAG AAAGAAGAAGGCTGTACACAAGACCACAACCACAGATGATAAAAGGCTTCAAAGCACTCTTAAAAGAATAGGTGTTAATGCCATTCCAGCCATTGAGGAGGTCAATATTTTCAAGGACGATGTAGTCATCCAGTTCCAAAACCCTAAAG TTCAAGCTTCAATTGCTGCCAACACATGGGTTGTTAGTGGATCTCCTCAAACAAAGA AATTGCAAGATCTTTTACCTGGAATTATCAACCAATTGG GACCCGATAACTTGGACAACTTGAGGAAGCTTGCAGAACAATTCCAGAAGCAGATGCCTGGTGGTGCAGGTGCCATTCCTGGAACAATCCCTGAGGAGGATGACGATGATGTGCCAGAGCTTGTGGCTGGAGAGACATTCGAAGCCGCAGCCGACGAGCAAAAAGCAGCTTCCTAG
- the LOC113298247 gene encoding nascent polypeptide-associated complex subunit beta-like isoform X1 encodes MQMNIEKLQKMAGAVRTGGKGSVRRKKKAVHKTTTTDDKRLQSTLKRIGVNAIPAIEEVNIFKDDVVIQFQNPKVQASIAANTWVVSGSPQTKKLQDLLPGIINQLGPDNLDNLRKLAEQFQKQMPGGAGAIPGTIPEEDDDDVPELVAGETFEAAADEQKAAS; translated from the exons ATGCAGATGAATATAGAGAAGCTCCAGAAGATGGCTGGTGCCGTGCGCACTGGTGGAAAGGGAAGCGTTAGAAG AAAGAAGAAGGCTGTACACAAGACCACAACCACAGATGATAAAAGGCTTCAAAGCACTCTTAAAAGAATAGGTGTTAATGCCATTCCAGCCATTGAGGAGGTCAATATTTTCAAGGACGATGTAGTCATCCAGTTCCAAAACCCTAAAG TTCAAGCTTCAATTGCTGCCAACACATGGGTTGTTAGTGGATCTCCTCAAACAAAGA AATTGCAAGATCTTTTACCTGGAATTATCAACCAATTGG GACCCGATAACTTGGACAACTTGAGGAAGCTTGCAGAACAATTCCAGAAGCAGATGCCTGGTGGTGCAGGTGCCATTCCTGGAACAATCCCTGAGGAGGATGACGATGATGTGCCAGAGCTTGTGGCTGGAGAGACATTCGAAGCCGCAGCCGACGAGCAAAAAGCAGCTTCCTAG
- the LOC113298249 gene encoding basic transcription factor 3-like isoform X2, producing MNRDKLMKMAGAVRTGGKGSVRRKKKAVHKTATTDDKRLQSTLKRVGVNAIPAIEEVNIFKDDSVIQFLNPKVQASIAANTWVVSGSPQTKKLQDILPGIINQLGPDNLDNLRKLAEQFKKQGAGAAAAAAQEDDDDDVPELVAGETFEAAAEEAKTA from the exons ATGAATAGGGATAAGCTCATGAAGATGGCTGGTGCCGTGCGCACTGGTGGAAAGGGTAGTGTacgaag AAAGAAGAAGGCTGTACACAAAACTGCCACCACAGATGACAAAAGGCTCCAGAGCACTCTAAAGAGAGTAGGTGTGAATGCGATCCCAGCTATTGAGGAAGTCAACATTTTCAAGGATGATTCAGTTATCCAATTTTTGAACCCTAAAG TTCAAGCCTCAATCGCTGCAAACACATGGGTTGTTAGTGGATCTCCTCAAACAAAAA AATTGCAAGATATCCTCCCTGGAATCATCAACCAATTGG GGCCTGATAACTTGGACAACCTAAGAAAGCTTGCAGAGCAATTCAAGAAACAAGGAgcaggtgcagcagcagcagcagctcaagaGGATGATGACGACGATGTCCCTGAGCTAGTAGCTGGAGAGACATTTGAAGCAGCTGCTGAAGAGGCTAAAACTGCATAG
- the LOC113298249 gene encoding basic transcription factor 3-like isoform X1, with protein MQMNRDKLMKMAGAVRTGGKGSVRRKKKAVHKTATTDDKRLQSTLKRVGVNAIPAIEEVNIFKDDSVIQFLNPKVQASIAANTWVVSGSPQTKKLQDILPGIINQLGPDNLDNLRKLAEQFKKQGAGAAAAAAQEDDDDDVPELVAGETFEAAAEEAKTA; from the exons ATGCAGATGAATAGGGATAAGCTCATGAAGATGGCTGGTGCCGTGCGCACTGGTGGAAAGGGTAGTGTacgaag AAAGAAGAAGGCTGTACACAAAACTGCCACCACAGATGACAAAAGGCTCCAGAGCACTCTAAAGAGAGTAGGTGTGAATGCGATCCCAGCTATTGAGGAAGTCAACATTTTCAAGGATGATTCAGTTATCCAATTTTTGAACCCTAAAG TTCAAGCCTCAATCGCTGCAAACACATGGGTTGTTAGTGGATCTCCTCAAACAAAAA AATTGCAAGATATCCTCCCTGGAATCATCAACCAATTGG GGCCTGATAACTTGGACAACCTAAGAAAGCTTGCAGAGCAATTCAAGAAACAAGGAgcaggtgcagcagcagcagcagctcaagaGGATGATGACGACGATGTCCCTGAGCTAGTAGCTGGAGAGACATTTGAAGCAGCTGCTGAAGAGGCTAAAACTGCATAG